The Oscillospiraceae bacterium genome contains the following window.
CCTCATAACGCGTGTTTCCGACCCCGGTGTTTGATTGCAGAGACTCACTTGCGTGTGAGTTCGCCGGGCGGCAAAATCCGAATTCTTAGTTTTGAATTTGATTAAACGCAGTTTTCAACGTTCTCAAACTGTTATTCAATTTTAAAAAATCCACCGTGCCGTCCTGCCGCAGCCCCGGTGATTCCATCGTAACCGCGCCGCAATATCTCTTGGACTTCAGCTGCATTGCCAGCCTCGAAACATCGACTTCACCTTCCCCCGGATGTAAAATCTTTCGGATTGCGTCGAATTCCTTGAACCCGCCCGAAAAATCGGCGAAATGGACATGGGCGATATGGCCGTCTTCCCAATAGGGAAGCACATATGATGCGTCAAATTCCTTGTGAAAAGCGCACATGCGCGAATCGAAAGTCAATCGGATATCGGGATATACCCGGACAAGTTCGCGCCAGACATCCAGCGGATCGCCTTCGGCGCAGACGATATTTTCTACAGCCAGCGTCACGCCGTATTGTTCGGCAATCTTCTTGCATTCCGCGAACAACTCAATATTCCGCCCTATATATAAGTCCGAATTCGGTGCGCCCCAAAGATGAAGCACCGCAATTTGTATGCCGAGTTTTTCGGCCAGCGCGCAGTTTTGTTCTAACCGAATGAGCGCATCTTTCCGTTTTTCAGGGTCTTCTTCCGATAGATCGCTTCCGATACCCTTTTCGGTATGCAAGCTGCCGAAGTACAATCCGCTTTTTTTCAAGGTACGCGCGAGTTCATCCAATTCACCGTACCAGTTGGAAAAGACCATCAGCTCAAAGCCATCGGCGTCGATTTGCGCCGCCAATTCAGATAAAATCCGCCAGTCGCGGCCGTTATAACGACCTAAAAACGTACCGGTGGAACAATAGACAGGGATATTCAATGATGATTACCTTCCTTGAAAGTGAAACAGGCAGAGCGGCAGCCCTGCCCGTCTGTAAAAATCGGAATTCGGATTTTACTTTTTAGTTTCCTCGTCTTCTTCGTCACTGCATCCGTCGCAATCGCAGTCGTCGCCGCAATGGTCACAACCGCAGTCGCAGACGTCAAATTCTAGCGGTTCGCCGCAGTTGGGGCAATCGATCTTGCCTTCCATAATGGTGTCTTCGTCGAGGTAGACCTCGTCGCCGCATTTCGGGCAGGTCACTTTGTAAAGGTCGTCGTCGGCTTCTTCATCGTCCTCATCATCTTCGTCTTCATAGACAACGCTCTCAAGGTCATCGAGGTCTTCATCGAGCGCACCGATCGCATCATCGAGTTCCCCGATGTTCTCGTCTATCTCCTCGACGCTGTTGGACAGGTCTTCGACTTCAAGCGCCATCTCAGCGAGCAGATCGCAGATCGCAGCGTAGATTTTGCCCTCGTTGGTATCGGCTTTGATGCCCATGCCCTCGATTAAGCCCTTGATATACGCAGCTTTTTCAGTCAGATTCATTTTGTGATTACCTCCGTTTTGATCGGTCGATGATTTATACTCTCGACATATATTCGCCCGTGCGGGTGTCCACACGGATGGTCTCGCCTTCGTTGACGAACAGCGGCACGCGGATGGTGGCGCCGGTCTCAAGCGTGGCGGGTTTTGTCGCGCTGGTGGCAGTATCGCCGCGCACGCCCGGCTCGCACTTGGTGATGAGAAGTTCGACGAATGTCGGCGGCTCGATGCCGAAGACGCTGCCCTTATAGGACAGAACCGTGACATCCATATTCTCTTTGATAAAATCAAAAGAGTTTCCGACAACACCTTTATTGATCGGGACCTGTTCAAAGGTCTCTTTGTCCATCATGTAATAAAGATCGTCGTCGCCGTAGAGATATTGCATCTGTCTGCGTTCGACATAGGCTGTCGGGAATTTTTCCGTCGGGTTGAAAGAGCGCTCAACCACGCCGCCGGTGATGACATTGCGGTATTTTGTGCGCACAAACGCCGCGCCCTTGCCGGGTTTGACGTGCTGGAATTCGATAACCTGAAAGACGTTATTGTCCATTTCAAATGTGACACCGTTTCTGAAGTCGCCTGCACTGATCATATATTGACCCTCCGAATTTCGTTTTATGCCAAAGGTAAAAGATTACACGTTTTACCCCGGCAAAAAAATCACATTTTGCCTTGGCAAAAATATACGCCTTTATTTTATACCAAAAATCACCGTTTGACAAGCCCCGCTGATGGTATTTTTGTAAAACCCTCTCGGTTTTAATGAGTTTCAATATAACTCTTTTCCTTTTTAAAGTTACAATGTTCTATAATGCTTGACCGGAATGGTAATATGTGGTATTCTTAATAAGAGGTGATTCATATGTCAAAGACCTGCGAAAAATGCGGAGCGGAACTCTCCGTCAGGGCGGCGTTCTGCCCCGTCTGCGGTAAAACCTTATTAACCGCGCCCGTTCAAGAAGCCGTTTTTCCCGTAAAAAAGGGATCTGCGGTATTGCCCAAAAACCCTTTGTCCCTGTGGGCGGCGATTCTTACACTGATCGGCGCAGCCGGATTGTTGGGGTATGTTTTATTTGATCCGCTCGTCAACGGCGCATCTTTATCGTATTACAAAACGCCCAGCAACGCGTTGGCGCTGCTTGAAGCGCTCACCCTGTTGGTTGTTTCGATTCTGTTATTTATCATGCGCGCCTCAGGCAGAGACCTTAAGAACCCGATGTTAGTCTGGGCCGCCGGAGCGTTGTTCGGGCTGCCCTTCGCGATTTATTCCTTTTTACAGTTACTGCGTCAGTACGATTTGCTCCTCGCCTATTACAATCTGCTGATTGGGGTACTCCCCCTGTTAGCGGCTCTTTGCGCGGTCTTGTACGCTTTCAAGGTGATCAAAAGAACTCCAGCTTTGATCTTCCTCGGGCTGCTGCTCGGTTTTGTCTTGATCGCCGGTACTTATATGAATATCCGCATTTTGTTTTCGTGGATGAATGCTGCACCGGCGGTGGAATTTCTCACTTTCGTCCGCCTTCTTCTCCGGGTGATCAACAGCCTTTTCTTCCCTGTCGGCATCTTTTTTTCCATTACCGCGTCCGAGATAAAAAAAGAGACATAACAGATAAACCAATTACGAAAACGCAGCGGACGATATGCCCGCTGCGTTTCACTTTTTACTTTAAAAGTTTTATTTCTTCAGTGCGCGGCGGCCAGTTTTTCGGCTTCTTCCTTTTCGAGCACCGTATAGGCTACCTTGCCGACAAGGGTCTGAGGCAGAGATTTACGGTATTCAATCTCATACGGCAGCGCGTATTTCGCGATGTTTTTTACACAATGATTATAGATTTCGGATTTGACCTCGTCGGTCGGCTCGTAACCCGGTTTCAGGACGATGAACGCCTTGACTTTCTGAACTTTATACGGATCGGGTACGCCGATGACAGTCGACATCAGGACATATTCATGCCCGTCGATGATGTTCTCAAGCTGCGACGGATAAATCGAATAGCCCGAGGAGACGATCATTCTCTTCAGCCGCTGGCGATAATAGACGAAGCCCTCCGCGTCCATCACACCGAGGTCACCGGTGTGCAGCCATTTCCGGCCGTCTTCATGAATCTGAAGGCAGTCGGCGGTTTCGGCGGGGTTGTCGAGGTATTCGATCATAACCGACGGGCCGCTGATGCAGATCTCGCCCTCTTCGCCGTAAGCCGCGGTCACCTTGGTGCCGGGCTTCACGATTTTATAATAGGTATCCGGAAACGGCACGCCGATGCTGCCCTCTTTGAAGAAGCCGCGCGGCGTCAGACAGCTGGCGGTGACGCACTCGGTCAGGCCGTAGCCCTCGCGCACCTGCTCCTTGGAGCCGTGTTCCCGTAAAAACTTGTCGACTTTCTTTTTCAGTTCAATCGACAGCGAATCTCCGCCCGAGAAAATACCTTTCAGGCAGGAAAGGTCGACGCCGTCCATATTTTTGTTGCGCAGCAACGCTTCGAACAGCGTCGGGACGCCCGCAATGACGTTGGGTTTTTGTTTTTTCAGCAGCTGCGCATAAGACTCGGCATTGAACTGCGGTACCAGAATACATTTGCAGCCGTTCGTGAGCGCGGTATGAATACAGACGCCGAGGCCGAAACCGTGAAACACCGGCATCACGGAGAGCATGGAACTGCCCGGATCAATGCAGTCGCCCGCCGCAAAGGTCTGCATCGACAGGGCGTTAAAGCAGAGGTTGGAAAGCAGGATTCCTTTGGTCGTACCGGTCGTGCCTCCGCTGTACAAGATGACCGCCGGATCCATGCCCTTTTTGGTCACGCGGCAGTTCCCGGTGTATTTTCTGCCCGAAGCCATAAAATCCCTATACCAAATAATGTCCGCGTCGGCGGGAATCGGCGGAATCTTGCGGCCCTTTGTCAGCATAAAACCGACTTTCAGAATCGGGTTCAATTCCTCTTGAATAGTCGCGATGATGACGTGTTTCAAGGTCATTAATCGGGGCCTTATATTTGCGATCTTGTTATAAAACGCATTCAGAGTCAAGACCGCAACGCTCTTGGAGAAGTTGAGAAAGAACACGATCTCGCCCTCCGCCGAGAGCGGATGGATCATGTTGGAGAGCGCGCCGATGACGTTCAAAGCATAAAACGCCGTGACGGCCTGCGGGGTATTCGGCATGCAGATGGTCACGCGGTCTCCCTCCTTGATGCCCAAGGCCCTGAAGGCCTTGGCGCAGTCGAGGATATCGGCGATGAATTTTTTGAAAGTCACTTTTGTGCCCATGAAGTCATAGGCATAATAATCGGGATATTTTTTGGCGGTTCTCTCGAGAAAATCAAACATCGAGATATCCGGGTAATCCAGATGCGCGGGAACATTGCCGTATGATGACAGCCACGGGGCGGGAATATTCGGTGCGTCAAACGTCATAATCAACTTCCTCCTTGAAAGGCTTATCCAACATTTCGGGATGGGCGAGTATGTATTTGAGAAGCTTCACCGATTTGGCGAAATAGAAGCCGTCGGCAATGCGTTCGTCCAAAGTGATGCCGAAATCCACGACGTCGCGAATTTCGAAGCTGCCGTCGTCGGCGTAGACGGGTTCTTTGTGGATGACACCGATGGTTGCCACAATGGAGTTGGTTCCGTATTCGTTGAGATGATGATAAGGCGCACCGCATTTGATGCTGCCGAGATTGGAAAGCAATACACTTGAGTAATTAGTGTCTCCGTCTTTGAGGGAGTTAGGCATCCAGTCGTATTTATCCAGCAACCTGAAAATCATCATGATAAAAGACATGAGGAAGCGCGGCATTTTTTTAAAAAAGTTGAGGGCCTCATCAATGTCATTTGTGCCGCCCTTGCGCAGTTTTGTGACGTCGCCGACGACCCGTTTGCTGATATCGGACAAAACGGTATCACCGTCTGCGATGGCCTTGACCAAAACTTCTTCGGAGTGGTCGGAAAACGTGCGCTTCGCCATAAATGAAAGCGACACCTTTTCGCGCTCATATATATGCTTATTTACGATAAATCGGTTTAAAATCGGACGGTGGATGACAATTTTGGCAACAGCCGCGGCAAACACATGAAATGCCGTTGTCTTATACGGCGCATCAGGTCCATTTTTGGATGCAACGAACTTGATTACCTCTGTGACGTCTATCTTTTCTTGTATGTACACTTCGGAATCGCAGCGTTTCGGCATCAGATAAGGCATCATGTAATGCACGCCGTCCAAATCTTTGATACGTTTTCCGTCGCGCCGATCGAACCAACGTTTTTTTGCTTCCGCCATTACACATGACTCCTTTCAGTATCCGCCCAATCAAAGTATTGGGTTCATTATACTACACAGTTTTTTTGAATGCAACAATCGAAACTTTTGCAAGTGAAAAATGTATCGTTAAAATTTAAAAGAAAAATCCGTTACAATCGGTAGTTAATGTGCAGCGGCGAACTGTGTTCATCCGTCATTTTAATCCCGTTTTGAAAAGCAAAAAACCGAAATTTTATACTTTAACTTTACATTTTTCACCGCAATCTTAGGCGTGCCCGATCATGTTCGCACCAATCGGGAGGCAGCGGCGTAAAATAGGAATGCAACCCAAATTCTAAAAGGAGCGCGATGCTTTTATGAACGAGACCTTGCTCAAATGCGGATGTGTGGGCTATGAGGTGATCGGTGAGACGACAGGCGACATATTAAATTACGAAGAGACGCCCGTACTGCGCAGCAAAATCACCCTGCCCAAACTGCGCACAACCGGTGCCGCAATCAACTACATAAAGATCAACGCCTGGTACCAGAATTTTGCCTCTGCCGACCGAAATTATGCACGGCTGGTGCTCTATCCCGCCGCAGTCGAAGACTATCTGGATTCCGTCAAAGACAAACGTCCTTTCAATATGCACGAATTTCTCGTGACTTATGAAGCACAGTTGGCCGCACGGGATTTATTCTCGGCAACGGTCGATACGCTGACCTATGAGGGCGGCGCCAACCCGACAACGGTGCGGGTTGCACAGACCTGGCTGACCGAAAGCGGAACCATGATCACGCCTGAGGACTTTTTCAAACCCGCCTGCCGCTATAAACAGGTGATTTTTGACAAAGTGCTTGCACAGGCCCAGGACAATGCGGAGGAACTCGGGTTGTTTCCGGACTATCCCGTGCTGCTGAAAAAATACCTCGATTGGAAAAACTTCTATCTGACCTGCAGCGAATTCGTATTATTCTACGAGCCGGTCACGATTGCGCCTCACAGTTCCGGCGTCATCGAATTCAAGATTCCGCTGTCCAAACTGCGCTTTTGCATCCGCGACCGCTTTTTAAGGCTCCCGAATGACCGCGGCGATGATCGGGAATGCTGTGACAAAGGTGTAAATCCGTTGAACATGCCCCCGCTTAACCGATGAGTACGTTTGATTTATGGGTGGTTCTTGCTCTCTCGGTTATCGGAATCTTCTGTATAATCAACGCTGTTTTACTTCAAAATGTAAGAAACCCTCCGGAAGACCGGGAGATCGAACTCCTTCTCACAGGCGATAATGCGGAATTCCTGCTGCGAAAAACAATTCGAACGGCTCGCGGTTCCGATACAAAAATTATCGCCGTGTGTCTTGATCAAGAAGCGGCGAAAATCTGTGAATTTTTTTGCCGCGGGCACCCGAATATTGTATGCCGTCGTTCTTTTGACGAAATCTAAATCAGTTTTAAACAAAATCCGGGTTTTATCGGGTGACGCTTCTGAGCCATTTCCCACCCCTGACCCGGAAAATGCAGGCAGCTGCCTTGGTCGGTTCGTCCAATTTCATCGCCGCAAGCACAAACGGCACCGGCAGCCGTAAAACCGCCGCAGCTAGATATCCTAGCGGCACGCTGAGAAACCAAAGCGATCCGATCTCCAGAAACATGCAAAACCGCGTATCACCGCCGCCGCGTAAAATACCGACAAGGCAGATACCGACAATCGAGACAAAAAAAGTGATAACCGAAATCACTGTGATCATCTGCCGGGCAAGCACTTTTGTCGCTTCGTCAATGTTGTAAAATCCGACGGCAGGATCGCGGATGAAAAAGATCAGCGCAAATGACGCCGCGCCGATTCCATAGGAAATCAATCGGAAGGTCGTCGCTTGTTCTCGCGCCTTTTTGTGATCGTCCTCTCCGATCGTGCGGCCGGTGATGACTGCGGCGGCGTTGGCGATGCCGAAGATCACAAGGCAGGCAAGCTGCTGCAGCATACTTGCGATTGAGTTGGCCGCGACCGGGTCGCCCTTCGCGTAATCGATATGCCCCATAATTGAGGCCTGCACCGAGATGCCGATCGCCCAAAGACCCTCATTGAGCAGCACCGGCGTGCCGTAATGGACCAGATCCTTTGCAAGCTGCTTATCGAACAACCCCAAGTCCCTCAGTTTGAATCCGAGCTTTTTATCAAAAAAGAACAGGTAGAGCACAATCACTAAAAACTCCGAAAGCCGGGCGATCACGGTGGCGATCGCGGCACCGCGCACACCGAGTGCGGGCGCACCGAGATTGCCGAAAATCAACACCCAATTCAAAAATACATTCAACGCAAATGAGATAAGATTGATTCCGACCGAGACCTTGACCGTCTCCACCGCCCGGAAGAGACAGATTAACATCGTGCTGATCCCGTATGTAATGCACGCAAATCCCATGATAAAGAGATACTGCGAACCCATTTCGACAATCTCGGGGTTATCGGAATAAAGCCGCATGATTTGTCGCGGGATCGACAGAGACAACGCTGCGGAAACAAATGAGATCCCTGCCGCAAATTTAATCATCATCGCAAAAATCCGTCGAATCGATTCCATGTTCCGTTTGCCCCAGTACTGGGCGACCAGGACCGTTGCACCACCGGACATCCCGAATCCGAAGACGTATAAAATGAACATCGGCTGACCGCCGAGTGCCGCCGCCGACAGCATCGTTTCTCCGTTTTTCGCTAACCCCAACATGATGGTATCCATCATTCCGGTCGCAAAGGAAATGAGATTTTGTAAAGCGATCGGAACCGCGATCAACAGCATGTTCCGGTAGAAACTTTTTGATTTGACCAGGTGCATCGGTGAGAGACCTCCAAAATGCATTGCTCCTTATAATTCGGTACCGCATTAAAACAAATTTTGAGACGATATTCCATTTTAAACGGAACCGACAGGGAACGGAAAACCGCCGTGCACAGCGGTTTATTCAGCAAGCATCAGTATAACATCACAACCGCCAAAGTCAACAAAAATTTGACACGGGCGGGTTGACAAAGCCGACGGGCTATGATATACTTTCGCCATAACCCCTGCTTATAAAGCAAAGGGAGGGATAACAATGGCCGAAGTTCATGTCAAAAACGAGTCAATCGATAACGCTTTGAAAAAGTTCAAGCGGCAGTGCGCCAGAGACGGCGTCCTGGCCGAGGTCCGCAAGAGGGAACATTATGAGAAGCCGTCCGTGAAGCGCAAGAAGAAAGCGGAAGCAGCCCGTAAGCGCAAGTTTTATTGAGGCCTTTCCCTGAGCGCAAACGAACAGTCGATAAGATCTGTGCAAATCAGAGCGGGCTTTCAGCCCGCTTTTTGCATGTAAAGGAAAACATGAGAAGAATATTCACACCGGACCGGATGTTAACAGGACTCTGCGATATCACCGTTGAGATGCTGCGTGCGTATAAAATCACCTGGCTTGCGCTTGACCTCGACAACACCATCACGTATGATTGTCGCGATGAGATCCCCGGGGCGATTGCAGAAAAGCTGGCCGAGCTTCAGACTGCGGGAATTATGCTGACAGTCATTTCGAATAATAAACCCGCACGCGTCGAACGGTTTGCGCAAAAAACGGGTCTGATCTGCATACCGGAATCCAAAAAGCCGAAGTGCGGCGGGCTTATCAGAGCTTCCAAAATTATCGGTAAACCGACAAGCGAAGGCGCTGTTATCGGCGACCAGATTTTCACCGACGTCTGGGCCGGAAAAAACGCCGGAATGACGGTATTTCTCGTAAATCCGCTCGGTCCCGACCTCGGACGGTTTGTCCGGTTTAAACGCCGGCTCGAACGCCTGACAAAAGCGGGAAGGAACAGAAGATAGATGCAGTTGAGAATCGGCCCGGCAGGCGGCTGTGACGAATTCGCGGCCAAATATAAATCCAACCTTTTTCTGCCTGAATTCATCTCGGATTTCGGTCTGAACGCCTTCGAATACCAATGCGGGCGGGGTGTCAACCTCGCCGAAAACGCCGCCGAAGTATTACATGAAAAGACCGCCGCAATCGGGATGGAGATCTCCCTCCACGCGCCTTATTATATTTCTCTTTCCGGAATCATCGAGGAAAAGCGTCTTAAGAGCGTCTATTATATCTTGTTGGCTGCACAGGCAGTTAAAAAATTAGGTGGGACACGCATCGTCGTCCATGCGGGTTCAGCTTCGAAAATCTCCCGTGCCCATGCTGTTGAACTCGCAAAAGATACGTTAATCCGCGCTCAAAAAGCACTCGACGAAACCGGAATGAGCGATGTTGTCATGTGCCCCGAAACCCTAGGAAAAGTCAATCAACTGGGCACAGTCGAAGAGATCTGCGAACTTTGCAAGATCGATGAGAGGCTGCTGCCCTGTATTGATTTCGGGCATGTCAATGCGATGACGAACGGCTCCGTCAAAACGAAAGACGATTATTTAAAAATCCTCAGGGCGATTGAAAACTCTCTCGGCAGCGACCGTTTGAAGCGCATGCACATCCATTTTTCTAAAATCGAATACACTCTCGCAGGAGGCGAACAGCGCCATCTGACCTTTTCCGACAGCGCCTACGGGCCGGAGTTTGAACCGCTGGCCGAATTAATTGTACAAAAGGACATGACACCCTATATAGTCTGCGAATCCGCGGGAACCCAGACCCGCGACGCTGCCACGATGTTCAAAATACTAAAAGAAAAGTGTGAACACAAATGAACCACACGAAAAAGATTGCAAAACTTCTGCCGGAGGGTATCGACGCGGCGATCTTCACCGATGAAAACGACCGCTTCTGGCTGACCGGCTTCCGTTCAAGCGCAGGCACCGTTGTCGTCGGGCGTGAAAAAAGTGTGTTTTACACCGATTTTCGCTATATCGAAGCAGCCAAAACAGCCGTCACCGGCGCTGAGGTCTGTCTGATCGATAAACAGTTCGATCAACTGGTTGAGTTTCTGGATGGAATCAGCGCAAAAAAAGTTGCTCTGCGTGACGATAAGACAACTGTGCGTACAGCCCGCCAGTATGAGACGACGCTGCCGAAATTCCACCCCGATTTTTCAAGAGACCTCGCCGATCTTTTCGAGAGCGCGGTCATGATCAAGGACGAAGAGGAACTCGCGGCCATGCGCAAAGCCCAGCAGATCACCGACGAAGCGCTTGCCGCAATTCTGCCGCAGATCAAGGTCGGCATGCCCGAAAAGGAACTCGCCGCCAAAATCGAGGACGAGATGAAAAAGCGCGGTGCCGAGGGCGTCTCATTCGACCTGATTGTAGTCAGCGGCAAAAAGTCGGCGATGCCTCACGGTGTCCCGGATGAAAGCCCGATTCAAAACAACGCCTTTTTGACCATGGACATCGGTTGTAAACACAACGGCTACTGCTCCGATATGACCCGCACCGTCTGCGTCGGCGAACCCTCCGATGAGATGAAAAAGATCTATGAGATCGTGCTGGAAGCACAAAAACGCGCGCTCGCCGCGATTGCCCCGGGCAAAGTATGCAGCGACATCGATAAAATCGCCCGCGACTATATCTATCAGTCAGGATACGAAGGCTGTTTCGGGCATGGACTCGGGCACGGGCTCGGCGTGATGATCCACGAAAACCCACGTTTCACCCCTTCCTGCAACACAGTATTGCAGCCCGGCATGGTGCTCTCGGTCGAACCGGGCATCTATCTCGAAGGCAAATTCGGCGTGCGCATCGAAGATGTGATCTTTGTGACCGAAACCGGCTGTGAGAACATCACAAATTCTCCAAAAGAATTGATTTGTTTATAAATTTTTCAGATGAAACACCCCCGGCACTCTGTACAGTAAGCCTTTCCTGACGACATGATCTTAGGTTAAAAAGCAACTCAATTATATCAGAGTGCAGGTTATATAATCGATTATATACGGACCGGATTCTTCTGGCTTTACAATTCAAACAAAATTAAAACGCCGGCTTTGTCGGCGTTTTTGCGTCTTGCGGAGCTATTTTTCAACGAATGCCGTGACTGCCGCTTCGGCTGCTTCTATCTTTTCTAAAAATCCTTTATAAGTATCTCTGTCCATCTCGACGCCGCCCTCCGGCAGATACGGCGAAAGGTTCACCAAGGATTGCCTCAAATCGTAATATTGACGGATATAGTCATCGGTCGCGGTTCCGTTTAAC
Protein-coding sequences here:
- a CDS encoding 2-oxo acid dehydrogenase subunit E2 — encoded protein: MAEAKKRWFDRRDGKRIKDLDGVHYMMPYLMPKRCDSEVYIQEKIDVTEVIKFVASKNGPDAPYKTTAFHVFAAAVAKIVIHRPILNRFIVNKHIYEREKVSLSFMAKRTFSDHSEEVLVKAIADGDTVLSDISKRVVGDVTKLRKGGTNDIDEALNFFKKMPRFLMSFIMMIFRLLDKYDWMPNSLKDGDTNYSSVLLSNLGSIKCGAPYHHLNEYGTNSIVATIGVIHKEPVYADDGSFEIRDVVDFGITLDERIADGFYFAKSVKLLKYILAHPEMLDKPFKEEVDYDV
- a CDS encoding DUF3298 domain-containing protein gives rise to the protein MNETLLKCGCVGYEVIGETTGDILNYEETPVLRSKITLPKLRTTGAAINYIKINAWYQNFASADRNYARLVLYPAAVEDYLDSVKDKRPFNMHEFLVTYEAQLAARDLFSATVDTLTYEGGANPTTVRVAQTWLTESGTMITPEDFFKPACRYKQVIFDKVLAQAQDNAEELGLFPDYPVLLKKYLDWKNFYLTCSEFVLFYEPVTIAPHSSGVIEFKIPLSKLRFCIRDRFLRLPNDRGDDRECCDKGVNPLNMPPLNR
- a CDS encoding YqeG family HAD IIIA-type phosphatase codes for the protein MRRIFTPDRMLTGLCDITVEMLRAYKITWLALDLDNTITYDCRDEIPGAIAEKLAELQTAGIMLTVISNNKPARVERFAQKTGLICIPESKKPKCGGLIRASKIIGKPTSEGAVIGDQIFTDVWAGKNAGMTVFLVNPLGPDLGRFVRFKRRLERLTKAGRNRR
- the rpsU gene encoding 30S ribosomal protein S21, translated to MAEVHVKNESIDNALKKFKRQCARDGVLAEVRKREHYEKPSVKRKKKAEAARKRKFY
- a CDS encoding class I adenylate-forming enzyme family protein; the protein is MTFDAPNIPAPWLSSYGNVPAHLDYPDISMFDFLERTAKKYPDYYAYDFMGTKVTFKKFIADILDCAKAFRALGIKEGDRVTICMPNTPQAVTAFYALNVIGALSNMIHPLSAEGEIVFFLNFSKSVAVLTLNAFYNKIANIRPRLMTLKHVIIATIQEELNPILKVGFMLTKGRKIPPIPADADIIWYRDFMASGRKYTGNCRVTKKGMDPAVILYSGGTTGTTKGILLSNLCFNALSMQTFAAGDCIDPGSSMLSVMPVFHGFGLGVCIHTALTNGCKCILVPQFNAESYAQLLKKQKPNVIAGVPTLFEALLRNKNMDGVDLSCLKGIFSGGDSLSIELKKKVDKFLREHGSKEQVREGYGLTECVTASCLTPRGFFKEGSIGVPFPDTYYKIVKPGTKVTAAYGEEGEICISGPSVMIEYLDNPAETADCLQIHEDGRKWLHTGDLGVMDAEGFVYYRQRLKRMIVSSGYSIYPSQLENIIDGHEYVLMSTVIGVPDPYKVQKVKAFIVLKPGYEPTDEVKSEIYNHCVKNIAKYALPYEIEYRKSLPQTLVGKVAYTVLEKEEAEKLAAAH
- a CDS encoding TIM barrel protein, whose translation is MQLRIGPAGGCDEFAAKYKSNLFLPEFISDFGLNAFEYQCGRGVNLAENAAEVLHEKTAAIGMEISLHAPYYISLSGIIEEKRLKSVYYILLAAQAVKKLGGTRIVVHAGSASKISRAHAVELAKDTLIRAQKALDETGMSDVVMCPETLGKVNQLGTVEEICELCKIDERLLPCIDFGHVNAMTNGSVKTKDDYLKILRAIENSLGSDRLKRMHIHFSKIEYTLAGGEQRHLTFSDSAYGPEFEPLAELIVQKDMTPYIVCESAGTQTRDAATMFKILKEKCEHK
- a CDS encoding MATE family efflux transporter; protein product: MHLVKSKSFYRNMLLIAVPIALQNLISFATGMMDTIMLGLAKNGETMLSAAALGGQPMFILYVFGFGMSGGATVLVAQYWGKRNMESIRRIFAMMIKFAAGISFVSAALSLSIPRQIMRLYSDNPEIVEMGSQYLFIMGFACITYGISTMLICLFRAVETVKVSVGINLISFALNVFLNWVLIFGNLGAPALGVRGAAIATVIARLSEFLVIVLYLFFFDKKLGFKLRDLGLFDKQLAKDLVHYGTPVLLNEGLWAIGISVQASIMGHIDYAKGDPVAANSIASMLQQLACLVIFGIANAAAVITGRTIGEDDHKKAREQATTFRLISYGIGAASFALIFFIRDPAVGFYNIDEATKVLARQMITVISVITFFVSIVGICLVGILRGGGDTRFCMFLEIGSLWFLSVPLGYLAAAVLRLPVPFVLAAMKLDEPTKAAACIFRVRGGKWLRSVTR
- a CDS encoding sugar phosphate isomerase/epimerase family protein; translation: MNIPVYCSTGTFLGRYNGRDWRILSELAAQIDADGFELMVFSNWYGELDELARTLKKSGLYFGSLHTEKGIGSDLSEEDPEKRKDALIRLEQNCALAEKLGIQIAVLHLWGAPNSDLYIGRNIELFAECKKIAEQYGVTLAVENIVCAEGDPLDVWRELVRVYPDIRLTFDSRMCAFHKEFDASYVLPYWEDGHIAHVHFADFSGGFKEFDAIRKILHPGEGEVDVSRLAMQLKSKRYCGAVTMESPGLRQDGTVDFLKLNNSLRTLKTAFNQIQN
- the efp gene encoding elongation factor P, with translation MISAGDFRNGVTFEMDNNVFQVIEFQHVKPGKGAAFVRTKYRNVITGGVVERSFNPTEKFPTAYVERRQMQYLYGDDDLYYMMDKETFEQVPINKGVVGNSFDFIKENMDVTVLSYKGSVFGIEPPTFVELLITKCEPGVRGDTATSATKPATLETGATIRVPLFVNEGETIRVDTRTGEYMSRV
- a CDS encoding zinc ribbon domain-containing protein; amino-acid sequence: MSKTCEKCGAELSVRAAFCPVCGKTLLTAPVQEAVFPVKKGSAVLPKNPLSLWAAILTLIGAAGLLGYVLFDPLVNGASLSYYKTPSNALALLEALTLLVVSILLFIMRASGRDLKNPMLVWAAGALFGLPFAIYSFLQLLRQYDLLLAYYNLLIGVLPLLAALCAVLYAFKVIKRTPALIFLGLLLGFVLIAGTYMNIRILFSWMNAAPAVEFLTFVRLLLRVINSLFFPVGIFFSITASEIKKET
- a CDS encoding Xaa-Pro peptidase family protein encodes the protein MNHTKKIAKLLPEGIDAAIFTDENDRFWLTGFRSSAGTVVVGREKSVFYTDFRYIEAAKTAVTGAEVCLIDKQFDQLVEFLDGISAKKVALRDDKTTVRTARQYETTLPKFHPDFSRDLADLFESAVMIKDEEELAAMRKAQQITDEALAAILPQIKVGMPEKELAAKIEDEMKKRGAEGVSFDLIVVSGKKSAMPHGVPDESPIQNNAFLTMDIGCKHNGYCSDMTRTVCVGEPSDEMKKIYEIVLEAQKRALAAIAPGKVCSDIDKIARDYIYQSGYEGCFGHGLGHGLGVMIHENPRFTPSCNTVLQPGMVLSVEPGIYLEGKFGVRIEDVIFVTETGCENITNSPKELICL